One region of Baekduia soli genomic DNA includes:
- a CDS encoding DNA-3-methyladenine glycosylase, protein MSLPAAFYDRPVVQVARDLVGCVLEHEGCAGVIVESEAYHHSEAACHAYVGLTARTSVLYRGPGTAYVYRSYGIHALLNAVCEPEEVGAAVLIRALEPIEGLDRMRERRGVARDVDLANGPGKLTQALGIDLELNASSLVEGPVLIHPPEDGAAPPVLLAGHRIGITKAVELPWRFCAAGSRHVSRPWPPGLRATLARG, encoded by the coding sequence GTGAGCCTGCCCGCGGCCTTCTACGACCGCCCGGTCGTGCAGGTCGCCCGCGACCTGGTGGGCTGCGTGCTCGAGCACGAGGGCTGCGCGGGCGTGATCGTCGAGAGCGAGGCCTACCACCACTCGGAGGCCGCCTGCCACGCCTACGTCGGTCTCACCGCGCGCACGTCGGTGCTCTACCGCGGCCCCGGGACGGCCTACGTCTACCGGTCCTACGGGATCCACGCGCTGCTCAACGCCGTCTGCGAGCCCGAGGAGGTCGGCGCGGCGGTGCTCATCCGCGCACTGGAGCCCATCGAGGGCCTGGACCGCATGCGCGAGCGCCGTGGTGTCGCCCGCGACGTCGACCTGGCCAACGGCCCGGGCAAGCTGACCCAGGCGCTGGGCATCGACCTCGAGCTCAACGCCTCGAGCCTGGTGGAGGGGCCGGTCCTCATCCACCCGCCCGAGGACGGCGCGGCGCCCCCGGTGCTGCTGGCCGGCCACCGCATCGGGATCACGAAGGCCGTCGAGCTGCCCTGGCGCTTCTGCGCCGCGGGCAGCCGCCACGTGTCGCGGCCGTGGCCGCCGGGCCTGCGCGCGACGCTCGCGCGCGGCTGA
- the argH gene encoding argininosuccinate lyase: MDWRGRDRRFHTAGSAAWLGWGVSLSLLGFGLATRVAQIAGALGRGQGTAAPGGGVRMLRGHMSRFAEPQDPAFREMNTSLGFDRRLWPHDVAQSRAHARMLAAQGIITEPDRDAILAGLDGVEAELHAGTFPFAPDDEDIHMAVERRLTELAGAPGGRLHTARSRNDQVVTDVALFTRDAARSAQAQLTVFMEALVDAAERHLDWALPGYTHLQRAQPVYLSHHLLAWFWMADRDRGRFAAAEAACSVMPLGAGALAGVNFDTDRGMVARELGFASVSPNSIDAVANRDFILDYLAAAATCATHLSRLGAEIVLWSSSEFGFLVLPDAWSSGSSIMPQKKNPDAGELLRAKAPRIVGHLQALHGVMHALPLTYNKDLQEDKEHLFDSVDTMRLCLAAATGMVAGARFDRERMSAAASDELIAATDLADLLVKQGMPFRESHGVIAGLVRESVESGRSLADVAVPALGQDARAVLAQSSWLESKASEGGTALGRVREQLEQARARLR; the protein is encoded by the coding sequence ATGGACTGGCGTGGCCGCGACCGGCGCTTCCACACCGCGGGCTCGGCGGCCTGGCTGGGCTGGGGCGTCTCGCTCTCCCTGCTGGGGTTCGGGCTGGCGACCCGGGTCGCGCAGATCGCCGGGGCGCTGGGCCGCGGCCAGGGCACGGCCGCGCCGGGGGGCGGCGTGCGTATGCTCCGCGGCCACATGTCGCGCTTCGCCGAGCCGCAGGACCCGGCCTTCCGGGAGATGAACACGTCGCTGGGCTTCGACCGGCGGCTGTGGCCCCACGACGTGGCGCAGTCGCGTGCGCACGCGCGGATGCTGGCCGCCCAGGGCATCATCACGGAGCCCGACCGCGACGCGATCCTGGCCGGCCTGGACGGCGTGGAGGCCGAGCTGCACGCGGGGACCTTCCCGTTCGCGCCCGACGACGAGGACATCCACATGGCCGTCGAGCGGCGGCTGACCGAGCTGGCCGGCGCCCCCGGCGGCCGGCTGCACACCGCCCGTTCACGCAACGACCAGGTCGTCACCGACGTCGCGCTGTTCACGCGCGACGCCGCGCGCTCGGCGCAGGCGCAGCTCACGGTGTTCATGGAGGCCCTGGTCGACGCCGCCGAGCGCCACCTCGACTGGGCGCTGCCGGGCTACACCCACCTCCAGCGCGCGCAGCCCGTGTACCTCTCCCACCATCTGCTGGCCTGGTTCTGGATGGCCGACCGCGACCGCGGGCGCTTCGCCGCCGCGGAGGCCGCGTGCTCGGTCATGCCGCTGGGCGCCGGCGCGCTGGCGGGGGTGAACTTCGACACCGACCGCGGCATGGTGGCCCGCGAGCTGGGCTTCGCCTCGGTATCGCCGAACTCGATCGACGCCGTCGCCAACCGCGACTTCATCCTGGACTACCTCGCCGCGGCCGCGACGTGCGCCACGCACCTCTCCCGCCTGGGGGCCGAGATCGTGCTGTGGTCCAGCTCGGAGTTCGGGTTCCTCGTGCTCCCCGACGCGTGGTCGTCGGGGTCGTCGATCATGCCCCAGAAGAAGAACCCCGACGCCGGCGAGCTCCTGCGCGCCAAGGCGCCGCGGATCGTCGGGCACCTCCAGGCGCTGCACGGGGTGATGCACGCCCTCCCGTTGACCTACAACAAGGATCTCCAGGAGGACAAGGAGCACCTGTTCGACAGCGTCGACACGATGCGGCTGTGCCTGGCCGCGGCGACCGGCATGGTCGCCGGCGCGCGCTTCGACCGTGAGCGCATGTCGGCCGCGGCCTCCGACGAGCTCATCGCCGCGACCGACCTGGCCGACCTGCTCGTCAAGCAGGGCATGCCCTTCCGCGAGTCCCACGGCGTGATCGCCGGCCTGGTGCGCGAATCGGTCGAGTCGGGCCGGTCGCTGGCCGACGTCGCGGTCCCCGCCCTCGGGCAGGACGCCCGGGCCGTGCTGGCCCAGAGCTCGTGGCTGGAGTCCAAGGCGTCGGAGGGCGGCACCGCGCTGGGGCGGGTGCGCGAGCAGCTCGAGCAGGCGCGGGCCCGGCTGCGGTGA
- a CDS encoding DegT/DnrJ/EryC1/StrS family aminotransferase: MSRPPTEVVPLAQPVIGEAEEQAVLEVLRSGQLSLGPRVPAFEERFAARVGAAQASAVSSGTTGLHLALRAAGVGAGQEVVTSPFSFVASANVAAYEGARPVFADIDPVTLNLDPQAAAAAVTERTAALLPVHIFGYPADLPAFEAMGLPVVEDACEALGARHHDGPAVGGRGNPAVFGFYANKQLTTGEGGMITMGADPALKARIDSERNQGRAPDMGWLDHDRLGFNYRLSDIACAIGLAQLDRLDDMLAGRARVAGWYREALAGLERERGLGLPCPDGARHAGEQRGWFVFVVQVPRGGPTRDEVMLALRDRGVQSKPYLPAIHLMSFYRETYGYREGQFPVCEDVAASSLALPFFPRMRADQVERVTAALADVLG, from the coding sequence GTGAGCCGGCCGCCGACGGAGGTCGTGCCGCTGGCCCAGCCGGTCATCGGCGAGGCCGAGGAGCAGGCGGTGCTCGAGGTCCTGCGCTCGGGCCAGCTCTCGCTCGGCCCGCGCGTGCCGGCCTTCGAGGAGCGGTTCGCCGCCCGCGTGGGCGCGGCGCAGGCCAGCGCGGTCTCCTCGGGCACGACGGGCCTGCACCTCGCGCTGCGGGCCGCCGGCGTGGGCGCCGGCCAGGAGGTCGTGACCTCGCCGTTCTCGTTCGTGGCCAGCGCCAACGTCGCCGCCTACGAGGGCGCGCGGCCGGTGTTCGCCGACATCGACCCGGTCACGCTGAACCTCGACCCGCAGGCCGCGGCGGCGGCCGTGACCGAGCGCACCGCGGCGCTGCTGCCCGTGCACATCTTCGGCTACCCCGCCGACCTGCCGGCGTTCGAGGCCATGGGGCTGCCGGTCGTCGAGGACGCCTGCGAGGCGCTCGGCGCGCGCCACCACGACGGTCCCGCCGTCGGCGGGCGCGGCAACCCGGCGGTGTTCGGGTTCTACGCCAACAAGCAGCTGACCACGGGCGAGGGCGGCATGATCACGATGGGCGCCGATCCGGCGCTCAAGGCCCGCATCGACTCCGAGCGCAACCAGGGCCGCGCGCCCGACATGGGCTGGCTGGACCACGACCGCCTCGGGTTCAACTACCGCCTGTCGGACATCGCCTGCGCGATCGGCCTGGCCCAGCTCGACCGCCTCGACGACATGCTCGCCGGCCGCGCGCGCGTCGCGGGCTGGTACCGCGAGGCCCTGGCAGGCCTGGAGCGCGAGCGCGGCCTCGGGCTGCCCTGCCCGGACGGCGCCCGCCACGCCGGCGAGCAGCGCGGCTGGTTCGTGTTCGTCGTGCAGGTGCCGCGCGGGGGGCCGACCCGCGACGAGGTCATGCTCGCGCTGCGCGACCGCGGGGTGCAGAGCAAGCCCTACCTGCCCGCGATCCACCTCATGTCGTTCTACCGCGAGACCTACGGCTACCGGGAGGGGCAGTTCCCGGTCTGCGAGGACGTCGCCGCGAGCTCGCTGGCGCTCCCGTTCTTCCCGCGGATGCGGGCCGACCAGGTCGAGCGGGTCACGGCGGCCCTGGCCGACGTCCTGGGCTGA
- a CDS encoding transglycosylase domain-containing protein gives MSDPTGPHLAPVPDAAASPRKRVKPKVKKLRLLAILLPLAVLAVISTVFGMMMAVASDLPALEQLPQVAKRKNSVLYDVQGKRIATLASNQGRIIVTSDEIGANAKYAVIAVEDQRFYENSGVDLRGIGRAFYQDVIQGRSAQGGSTIAQQFVKNALQAQHNRTVFEKLREAAMAYHLTRKWSKERILTEYLNSVYFGNGAYGIEAAARTYFGADPNHNNCGTPNHPMCASELTPAEAAMLAAIIASPSAYDPVAHPAAAIQRRNLVLKKMLQQDRITQAQYADAIQQQPFYKLAPPHLDTQPGTEYFVSWVRQSLVDQVGPQQAFEGNLRVTTTLDLDLQKAAQQAVNTYLSWAGGPTAAVVAIDNETGEVRAMVGGRDYNTSPFNLATQGQRQPGSSFKPFILAEALRQGIGPGTVFPSRKRVFKVGKNEQFVVNNFENEYAGQSTVANGLTFSDNSVFAALGIKVGTKKVARLAERMGIRTPVSSNLAMTLGGLRQGVTPLDMAHAYETFAAHGRRISGTLGTADDGPVGIHEIDRETGDGIKTVKKNQLKAKRILSQKLADEEAQLLTGPVKFGTATRAQYGGFAAGKTGTTENSGDAWFVGFTDRWTIAVWVGYPNTLKPMLTEFRGSAVTGGTFPAMIWHDFVVAANRIADARNAKERARQGLPPLPSGSTPSSSAPATVTPPAPPREGAAPKGSGTTGGSSGGTSPDAQAPVATTPQQATPAPSPTPTTPTPAPAPTPAAPTTTPATPPAGGAPTTGGTGGTGAG, from the coding sequence ATGAGCGACCCGACCGGACCGCACCTCGCACCCGTCCCCGACGCCGCCGCGTCCCCGCGCAAGCGCGTCAAGCCGAAGGTCAAGAAGCTGCGGCTCCTGGCGATCCTGCTGCCGCTGGCCGTGCTCGCGGTGATCTCGACGGTCTTCGGGATGATGATGGCCGTCGCGTCCGACCTGCCCGCGCTGGAGCAGCTGCCCCAGGTCGCCAAGCGCAAGAACTCGGTCCTCTATGACGTGCAGGGCAAGCGGATCGCGACGCTGGCCTCCAACCAGGGCCGGATCATCGTGACCAGCGACGAGATCGGCGCGAACGCCAAGTACGCGGTCATCGCCGTCGAGGACCAGCGCTTCTACGAGAACTCGGGCGTCGACCTGCGCGGCATCGGGCGCGCGTTCTACCAGGACGTCATCCAGGGCCGCAGCGCCCAGGGCGGCTCGACCATCGCCCAGCAGTTCGTCAAGAACGCGCTGCAGGCCCAGCACAACCGCACGGTCTTCGAGAAGCTGCGAGAGGCCGCGATGGCCTACCACCTCACGCGCAAGTGGTCCAAGGAGCGCATCCTCACCGAGTACCTCAACTCGGTCTACTTCGGCAACGGCGCCTACGGCATCGAGGCGGCGGCGCGCACGTACTTCGGCGCCGACCCCAACCACAACAACTGCGGCACGCCGAACCACCCGATGTGCGCCAGCGAGCTGACGCCGGCCGAGGCGGCGATGCTCGCCGCGATCATCGCGTCGCCCAGCGCCTACGACCCGGTGGCCCACCCGGCCGCGGCGATCCAGCGCCGCAACCTCGTGCTCAAGAAGATGCTGCAGCAGGACCGCATCACGCAGGCCCAGTACGCCGACGCGATCCAGCAGCAGCCCTTCTACAAGCTGGCCCCGCCGCACCTGGACACCCAGCCCGGCACGGAGTACTTCGTCTCCTGGGTCCGCCAGAGCCTCGTCGACCAGGTCGGCCCCCAGCAGGCGTTCGAGGGCAACCTGCGCGTCACGACGACGCTGGACCTCGACCTCCAGAAGGCCGCCCAGCAGGCCGTCAACACCTACCTGTCGTGGGCGGGCGGCCCGACGGCGGCGGTCGTGGCCATCGACAACGAGACGGGCGAGGTCCGTGCGATGGTCGGCGGCCGCGACTACAACACCTCGCCCTTCAACCTGGCCACCCAGGGCCAGCGCCAGCCCGGCTCGTCGTTCAAGCCCTTCATCCTGGCCGAGGCGCTGCGCCAGGGCATCGGTCCCGGCACGGTGTTCCCCTCACGCAAGCGCGTCTTCAAGGTCGGGAAGAACGAGCAGTTCGTCGTCAACAACTTCGAGAACGAGTACGCCGGGCAGTCGACGGTCGCCAACGGCCTGACGTTCTCCGACAACTCGGTCTTCGCCGCGCTGGGCATCAAGGTCGGCACGAAGAAGGTCGCCCGGCTGGCCGAGCGCATGGGCATCCGCACGCCGGTGTCCTCCAACCTGGCGATGACCCTCGGCGGCCTGCGCCAGGGCGTTACCCCGCTCGACATGGCCCACGCATACGAGACGTTCGCCGCGCACGGCCGGCGCATCAGCGGGACGCTGGGCACCGCCGACGACGGGCCGGTCGGGATCCACGAGATCGACCGCGAGACCGGCGACGGCATCAAGACCGTCAAGAAGAACCAGCTCAAGGCGAAGCGGATCCTGTCCCAGAAGCTGGCCGACGAGGAGGCCCAGCTGCTGACGGGCCCCGTCAAGTTCGGCACCGCCACGCGCGCGCAGTACGGCGGCTTCGCCGCCGGCAAGACCGGCACGACGGAGAACTCCGGCGACGCCTGGTTCGTGGGCTTCACCGACCGCTGGACGATCGCCGTCTGGGTCGGCTACCCCAACACGCTCAAGCCGATGCTGACGGAGTTCCGCGGCTCGGCCGTCACCGGCGGCACGTTCCCGGCGATGATCTGGCACGACTTCGTCGTCGCCGCCAACCGGATCGCCGACGCGCGCAACGCCAAGGAGCGCGCCCGCCAGGGCCTGCCACCGCTGCCCTCGGGCAGCACCCCGAGCAGCTCGGCCCCGGCCACCGTCACGCCGCCCGCGCCGCCGCGCGAGGGCGCCGCGCCCAAGGGCTCGGGCACCACGGGCGGCTCGAGCGGCGGCACGTCGCCCGACGCGCAGGCACCGGTGGCGACCACCCCGCAGCAGGCCACCCCGGCCCCCAGCCCCACCCCCACGACGCCCACCCCCGCGCCGGCCCCCACGCCGGCGGCGCCGACGACCACCCCCGCGACCCCGCCCGCCGGCGGCGCGCCCACCACGGGCGGCACCGGCGGGACCGGCGCGGGCTGA
- the leuB gene encoding 3-isopropylmalate dehydrogenase translates to MATRIVTLPGDGIGPEIMAPAVELLRRLVADVEIEEHLFGGAAIDAHGTGLTDEVLGACRSADAVLLAAVGGPKWDTTDPSRPRPEQGLLGLRQGLGLYANLRPVRPLPALYDASPLRREIIEGTDLLVVRELTGGIYFGEKTRTADSATDVCTYSIAEIERIVRTGFAAARSKVASVDKANVLETSRLWREVVKRIHAEEFPNVELEHVLVDNAAMQLVAAPRHFDVIVTENMFGDILSDVAAMLTGSIGMLPSASLGDEADGGVGVFEPVHGSAPDIAGQGIANPLAMFLSVALLLRHGLDLESEAAAVESAVDKALDQGLRTRDLGGTANTAEATAAVFAGLA, encoded by the coding sequence ATGGCCACCCGCATCGTCACCCTCCCCGGCGACGGCATCGGCCCGGAGATCATGGCTCCGGCCGTCGAGCTGCTGCGCCGCCTGGTCGCCGACGTCGAGATCGAGGAGCACCTGTTCGGGGGCGCCGCGATCGACGCCCACGGCACCGGGCTCACCGATGAGGTCCTCGGTGCCTGCCGCAGCGCCGACGCCGTCCTGCTCGCCGCGGTCGGCGGCCCGAAGTGGGACACGACCGACCCGTCCCGGCCGCGCCCCGAGCAGGGCCTGCTCGGCCTGCGCCAGGGTCTCGGGCTCTACGCCAACCTGCGCCCGGTGCGGCCGCTGCCGGCACTCTACGACGCCAGCCCGCTGCGCCGCGAGATCATCGAGGGCACCGACCTGCTGGTCGTGCGCGAGCTGACGGGCGGCATCTACTTCGGCGAGAAGACCCGCACGGCCGACAGCGCCACCGACGTCTGCACCTACTCGATCGCCGAGATCGAGCGCATCGTGCGCACGGGCTTCGCCGCGGCGCGCTCGAAGGTCGCCAGCGTCGACAAGGCCAACGTCCTGGAGACCAGCCGCCTCTGGCGCGAGGTGGTCAAGCGCATCCACGCCGAGGAGTTCCCGAACGTCGAGCTCGAGCACGTGCTCGTCGACAACGCGGCGATGCAGCTGGTGGCCGCGCCGCGCCACTTCGACGTCATCGTCACCGAGAACATGTTCGGCGACATCCTCAGCGACGTGGCCGCGATGCTGACCGGGTCCATCGGGATGCTGCCGAGCGCGAGCCTCGGCGACGAGGCCGACGGCGGGGTCGGCGTCTTCGAGCCCGTGCACGGGTCGGCGCCGGACATCGCCGGGCAGGGCATCGCCAACCCGCTGGCCATGTTCCTGTCGGTCGCGCTGCTGCTGCGCCACGGCCTGGACTTGGAATCGGAGGCCGCCGCCGTAGAATCGGCGGTGGACAAGGCCCTGGACCAAGGGCTGCGCACCCGGGACCTCGGAGGGACGGCGAACACCGCCGAGGCGACCGCAGCCGTGTTCGCCGGACTGGCCTAG
- a CDS encoding branched-chain amino acid transaminase, giving the protein MDAADLIWMNGEFVAWEDAKVHVLTHGLHYGTGVFEGVRCYDTESKGPAVFRHEDHIDRLFTSAELYYMPMPFSREQVRDATLELIGRNGLRSCYIRPLVYRGYGTMGLFPLDAPVDVAIAVWEWGSYLGDEGKKNGVRARVSSWRRISSDSLIPQAKASGQYLNSILAKIESHQTGYEEAILLDERGFVCEGTGENLFVVRDGVIVTPPITASILGGINRSAVIQIARDLGYEIVERDIARAELYLCDELYCTGTAAELTPIREVDDHTIGSGRPGEVTLAVQTAFEDALHGRSDRYADWLDPVPAHHFSAARV; this is encoded by the coding sequence GTGGACGCAGCGGACCTCATCTGGATGAACGGCGAGTTCGTCGCGTGGGAGGACGCCAAGGTCCACGTGCTGACGCACGGCCTGCACTACGGCACCGGCGTCTTCGAGGGCGTCCGCTGCTACGACACGGAGTCCAAGGGCCCCGCGGTCTTCCGCCACGAGGACCACATCGACCGGCTGTTCACGTCGGCTGAGCTCTACTACATGCCGATGCCGTTCAGCCGCGAGCAGGTGCGCGACGCCACGCTGGAGCTCATCGGCCGCAACGGGCTGCGCTCCTGCTACATCCGCCCGCTCGTGTACCGCGGCTACGGGACGATGGGCCTGTTCCCGCTCGACGCCCCGGTCGACGTCGCGATCGCCGTCTGGGAGTGGGGCAGCTACCTCGGCGACGAGGGCAAGAAGAACGGGGTGCGCGCCCGCGTCTCCTCGTGGCGGCGCATCAGCTCGGACTCGCTCATCCCGCAGGCCAAGGCCAGCGGGCAGTACCTCAACTCGATCCTGGCCAAGATCGAGTCCCACCAGACCGGCTACGAGGAGGCGATCCTGCTCGACGAGCGCGGCTTCGTCTGCGAGGGCACCGGCGAGAACCTCTTCGTCGTGCGTGACGGCGTCATCGTCACGCCCCCGATCACGGCCTCCATCCTCGGCGGCATCAACCGCAGCGCGGTGATCCAGATCGCGCGCGACCTCGGCTACGAGATCGTCGAGCGCGACATCGCCCGCGCCGAGCTCTACCTCTGCGACGAGCTGTACTGCACGGGCACCGCGGCCGAGCTGACGCCGATCCGCGAGGTCGACGACCACACGATCGGCAGCGGGCGCCCCGGCGAGGTCACGCTCGCGGTGCAGACGGCCTTCGAGGACGCGCTGCACGGGCGGTCGGACCGCTACGCCGACTGGCTGGACCCGGTGCCCGCCCACCACTTCTCCGCCGCGCGGGTCTGA